The proteins below come from a single Beutenbergia cavernae DSM 12333 genomic window:
- the efp gene encoding elongation factor P, with the protein MASTNDLKNGLVLDLDGQLWTVVEFQHVKPGKGPAFVRTKLKHVLSGKTVDKTFNAGIKVDTATVDKRDMQYLYKDGDDFVFMDSSDYEQFHVGPQIVGDAANFMLENTEVIVALHEGNPLYVELPTSVVLEITYTEPGLQGDRSSAGTKAATVETGYQIQVPLFLEIGTKVKVDTRSGDYLGRVN; encoded by the coding sequence GTGGCCTCCACCAACGACCTCAAGAACGGCCTCGTGCTCGACCTCGACGGCCAGCTCTGGACAGTAGTCGAGTTCCAGCACGTCAAGCCCGGCAAGGGCCCGGCGTTCGTCCGCACCAAGCTCAAGCACGTGCTGTCCGGGAAGACCGTCGACAAGACGTTCAACGCGGGTATCAAGGTGGACACCGCGACGGTCGACAAGCGCGACATGCAGTACCTGTACAAGGACGGCGACGACTTCGTCTTCATGGACAGCTCGGACTACGAGCAGTTCCACGTCGGCCCCCAGATCGTGGGCGACGCGGCGAACTTCATGCTCGAGAACACCGAGGTCATCGTCGCGCTGCACGAGGGCAACCCGCTCTACGTGGAGCTCCCGACGTCCGTCGTGCTCGAGATCACCTACACCGAGCCCGGGCTGCAGGGCGACCGCTCCTCCGCGGGCACGAAGGCGGCGACCGTCGAGACGGGCTACCAGATCCAGGTCCCGCTCTTCCTCGAGATCGGCACCAAGGTCAAGGTCGACACGCGCTCGGGTGACTACCTCGGCCGCGTGAACTGA
- a CDS encoding dihydroorotase, translated as MTYLVRGAAPLGGEATDLLLGDGRILATGPDAAREAPSDVVRIDADGLVALPGLVDLHTHLREPGREDTETVFSGTRAAAVGGFTAVHAMANTQPVADTAGVVEQVWRLGRDAGWVDVRPVGAVTVGLAGERLAELGAMAHSAARVRVFSDDGKCVADPVLMRRALEYTKAFDGVVAQHAQEPRLTEGAQMHEGVVSAEVGLTGWPAVAEEAIIARDVLLAEHVGARIHICHLSTAGSVEIVRWAKSRGIDVTAEVTPHHLLLTDELARTYDPSFKVNPPLRTSEDVAAVRAGLADGTIDVVATDHAPHAVEDKDCEWSAAAFGMTGLETALSVVQATMVDDGPFGWADVARVLSVTPAVIGRVADHGRPLAVGEPANVTLVDPSARTVVDGAAHLSASRNTPFAGRELPGAVLWTFLRGRAVVRDGKPEDA; from the coding sequence ATGACGTACCTCGTGCGGGGCGCGGCCCCGCTCGGCGGCGAAGCGACCGACCTCCTGCTGGGCGACGGTCGGATCCTCGCGACGGGACCCGACGCGGCCCGTGAGGCGCCGTCCGACGTCGTCCGGATCGACGCCGACGGGCTCGTGGCCCTGCCCGGCCTCGTCGACCTCCACACCCACCTGCGCGAACCCGGCCGCGAGGACACGGAGACCGTGTTCAGCGGCACCCGGGCCGCCGCCGTCGGCGGGTTCACCGCCGTGCACGCGATGGCGAACACCCAGCCGGTGGCCGACACCGCGGGCGTCGTCGAGCAGGTGTGGCGGCTCGGGCGCGACGCCGGGTGGGTGGACGTGCGCCCGGTCGGCGCTGTCACGGTCGGCCTCGCGGGGGAGCGGCTCGCCGAGCTCGGCGCGATGGCGCACTCCGCCGCGCGCGTGCGGGTGTTCTCCGACGACGGGAAGTGCGTGGCCGACCCGGTCCTCATGCGCCGGGCGCTCGAGTACACGAAGGCGTTCGACGGCGTCGTCGCCCAGCACGCGCAGGAGCCGCGCCTCACCGAGGGCGCACAGATGCACGAGGGCGTCGTGTCGGCCGAGGTCGGGCTCACGGGCTGGCCGGCGGTGGCCGAGGAGGCGATCATCGCGCGCGACGTCCTGCTGGCCGAGCACGTGGGTGCCCGCATCCACATCTGCCACCTCTCGACGGCCGGCTCCGTGGAGATCGTCCGCTGGGCGAAGTCGCGCGGGATCGACGTCACGGCCGAGGTCACGCCGCACCACCTGCTGCTCACGGACGAGCTCGCGCGCACGTACGACCCGAGCTTCAAGGTCAACCCGCCGCTGCGGACGTCGGAGGACGTCGCCGCCGTCCGGGCCGGTCTGGCCGACGGGACGATCGACGTCGTCGCGACCGACCACGCCCCGCACGCCGTCGAGGACAAGGACTGCGAGTGGTCCGCCGCGGCGTTCGGCATGACGGGCCTGGAGACGGCGCTGTCCGTGGTGCAGGCCACGATGGTCGACGACGGCCCGTTCGGCTGGGCGGACGTCGCCCGCGTCCTGTCCGTGACACCCGCGGTCATCGGGCGGGTCGCCGACCACGGCCGCCCCCTCGCCGTCGGTGAGCCCGCGAACGTCACGCTCGTCGACCCGTCCGCGCGCACCGTCGTCGACGGTGCCGCGCACCTGAGCGCGAGCCGCAACACGCCGTTCGCCGGACGCGAGCTGCCGGGAGCCGTGCTCTGGACGTTCCTGCGGGGCCGCGCCGTCGTGCGCGACGGGAAGCCGGAGGACGCATGA
- the nusB gene encoding transcription antitermination factor NusB, whose amino-acid sequence MAARRKARKRALDLLYEADQKAVSGGAPASGDAVALLAERIATPHGEAPMREYTVEIVEGVAAHQARIDELLETYAQGWSLERMPAVDRAILRIGVWELLFNDDVPDAVAVDEAVALAAELSTDDSPTFVNGLLGQLLRLAPVLRDEEAAAGG is encoded by the coding sequence GTGGCAGCTCGCAGGAAGGCGCGCAAACGGGCGCTCGACCTCCTCTACGAGGCCGACCAGAAGGCGGTGTCCGGCGGCGCTCCCGCCAGCGGTGACGCCGTCGCCCTGCTCGCCGAGCGGATCGCGACGCCGCACGGCGAGGCGCCCATGCGGGAGTACACGGTCGAGATCGTCGAGGGCGTCGCGGCGCACCAGGCACGGATCGACGAGCTCCTCGAGACGTACGCCCAGGGGTGGAGCCTCGAGCGGATGCCGGCGGTCGACCGCGCGATCCTGCGCATCGGGGTGTGGGAGCTGCTGTTCAACGACGACGTGCCCGACGCCGTCGCCGTCGACGAAGCGGTGGCCCTCGCTGCCGAGCTCTCGACCGACGACTCGCCGACGTTCGTCAACGGCCTCCTCGGGCAGCTGCTGCGGCTCGCGCCGGTGCTGCGGGACGAGGAGGCCGCCGCGGGCGGCTAG
- the carA gene encoding glutamine-hydrolyzing carbamoyl-phosphate synthase small subunit — protein sequence MNAASTHPDPALLVLEDGTVFRGRAWGARGASVGEIVFSTGMTGYQETLTDPSYHRQIVVMTAPHIGNTGVNDEDPESRRIWVAGFVVRDPARRSSNWRSRRDLGAELGEQGIVSIAEIDTRALTRHLRDAGVMRAGIFSGEAYPALPGPLGEAELVERVRSAPAMAGANLAKEVTAAEPYTIEPIGEWDEPIGTVVAVDLGIKSMTPTRLAERGLRVHVVPTGLSIDELAAYSPDGVFFSNGPGDPDAMEDEVALLREVLDRRTPFFGICFGNQILGRALGFGTYKLTFGHRGINQPVKDVRTGKVEITSQNHGFAVDAPIGRPATAPFDGGRYGRVIVSHVGLNDDVVEGLACLDVPAFSVQYHPEAAAGPHDAAYLFDRFVDLIQEHRDAAPQQPTHEEGRA from the coding sequence GTGAACGCCGCATCGACCCATCCGGACCCCGCGCTGCTCGTGCTCGAGGACGGCACAGTGTTCCGCGGACGGGCCTGGGGCGCCCGAGGTGCCAGCGTCGGTGAGATCGTCTTCTCGACCGGGATGACCGGGTACCAGGAGACGCTCACCGATCCGAGCTACCACCGCCAGATCGTGGTGATGACCGCGCCGCACATCGGGAACACCGGGGTCAACGACGAGGACCCCGAGTCCCGGCGCATCTGGGTGGCCGGGTTCGTCGTCCGGGACCCTGCACGACGGTCCTCGAACTGGCGGTCTCGTCGCGACCTCGGCGCCGAGCTCGGGGAGCAGGGGATCGTGTCGATCGCCGAGATCGACACGCGAGCCCTCACCCGTCACCTGCGCGACGCCGGCGTCATGCGCGCCGGGATCTTCTCGGGCGAGGCGTATCCGGCCCTGCCCGGCCCGCTCGGCGAGGCGGAGCTGGTGGAGCGGGTCCGCTCGGCACCCGCGATGGCCGGCGCCAACCTCGCGAAGGAGGTCACGGCTGCGGAGCCGTACACGATCGAGCCGATCGGGGAGTGGGACGAGCCGATCGGGACCGTCGTCGCCGTCGACCTCGGCATCAAGTCGATGACGCCCACGCGGCTCGCCGAGCGCGGGCTGCGGGTGCACGTCGTCCCCACGGGACTGTCGATCGACGAGCTCGCGGCGTACTCACCGGACGGCGTGTTCTTCAGCAACGGACCCGGCGACCCCGACGCCATGGAGGACGAGGTCGCGCTGCTGCGCGAGGTGCTCGACCGGCGCACACCGTTCTTCGGCATCTGCTTCGGCAACCAGATCCTCGGCCGGGCGCTCGGCTTCGGGACGTACAAGCTGACGTTCGGGCACCGCGGGATCAACCAGCCGGTGAAGGACGTCCGCACGGGCAAGGTCGAGATCACGTCCCAGAACCACGGCTTCGCCGTCGACGCCCCGATCGGACGCCCCGCGACAGCGCCCTTCGACGGCGGCCGCTACGGCCGGGTGATCGTCTCGCACGTCGGCCTCAACGACGACGTGGTCGAAGGGCTCGCCTGCCTCGACGTCCCGGCCTTCTCGGTGCAGTACCACCCCGAGGCCGCGGCGGGACCGCACGACGCCGCGTACCTGTTCGACCGGTTCGTCGACCTGATCCAGGAGCACCGCGACGCTGCGCCCCAGCAGCCCACACACGAGGAGGGGCGGGCCTGA
- the pyrR gene encoding bifunctional pyr operon transcriptional regulator/uracil phosphoribosyltransferase PyrR, whose protein sequence is MNSGRSSTGTVVLAEDDIARALTRIAHEILERNKGADDVVLLGIPTRGVFLARRLGERVAAADGGALPSADLVGTVDITMHRDDLRRQPTRALEPTRLPAGGIDDKVVVLVDDVLFSGRTVRAALDALSDLGRPRAVQLAVLVDRGHRELPIRADYVGKNLPTAHAERVTVRLRELDDADAVTIVPAEGEGR, encoded by the coding sequence ATGAATTCCGGACGGTCCTCCACGGGCACTGTCGTGCTCGCGGAGGACGACATCGCGCGGGCACTGACCCGCATCGCGCACGAGATCCTCGAGCGCAACAAGGGCGCTGACGACGTCGTGCTGCTCGGCATCCCGACGCGCGGCGTGTTCCTCGCCCGTCGCCTGGGCGAGCGCGTCGCGGCCGCCGACGGCGGGGCGCTGCCGAGCGCTGATCTCGTCGGCACCGTCGACATCACCATGCACCGCGACGACCTGCGGCGGCAGCCGACGCGCGCCCTCGAGCCGACCCGGCTCCCGGCCGGCGGCATCGACGACAAGGTCGTGGTGCTCGTCGACGACGTGCTGTTCTCGGGCCGGACCGTGCGGGCCGCGCTCGACGCCCTCTCCGATCTCGGCCGCCCGCGCGCGGTGCAGCTCGCCGTCCTCGTCGACCGGGGGCACCGCGAGCTGCCGATCCGCGCGGACTACGTGGGCAAGAACCTGCCCACCGCGCACGCCGAACGGGTCACGGTGCGCCTGCGCGAGCTCGACGACGCGGATGCCGTGACGATCGTGCCGGCCGAGGGGGAGGGTCGATGA
- a CDS encoding aspartate carbamoyltransferase catalytic subunit, which produces MRHLLSAADLGRDEAVALLDTAETMADTQSRAIKKLPPLRGLTVVNLFFEDSTRTRISFEAAAKRLSADVINFSAKGSSVSKGESLKDTAQTLQAMGADAVVVRHWASGAPHRLAHAGWIAAPVINAGDGTHQHPTQALLDAFTLRRRLAGPDGPIGTDLAGRHVVVVGDVLHSRVARSNVDLLSTLGARVTLVAPPTLLPVGVESWPCEVGYDLDAAIDAGPDAVMMLRVQRERMSSGFFPSEREYARAYGLDAARVSRLGKHALVMHPGPMNRGLEISADAADSARSTVVEQVTNGVSVRMAVLYTLLAGGPDGDSTTSPGSGPEGGTTP; this is translated from the coding sequence ATGAGGCACCTGCTGTCCGCCGCGGACCTCGGGCGCGACGAGGCCGTCGCCCTGCTCGACACCGCGGAGACGATGGCCGACACGCAGTCGAGAGCCATCAAGAAGCTGCCCCCGCTGCGCGGCCTCACCGTGGTCAACCTGTTCTTCGAGGACTCCACGCGGACCCGGATCTCGTTCGAGGCGGCCGCGAAGCGGCTCTCGGCGGACGTCATCAACTTCTCCGCGAAGGGGTCCAGCGTCTCCAAGGGGGAGTCGCTCAAGGACACGGCGCAGACGCTGCAGGCGATGGGGGCGGACGCCGTCGTCGTCCGCCACTGGGCCTCGGGCGCGCCGCACCGGCTCGCGCACGCAGGCTGGATCGCCGCCCCGGTCATCAACGCCGGCGACGGCACCCACCAGCACCCGACGCAGGCCCTGCTCGACGCGTTCACGCTGCGCCGTCGCCTCGCCGGTCCCGACGGGCCCATCGGGACCGATCTCGCCGGGCGGCACGTCGTCGTCGTCGGCGACGTCCTGCACTCCCGCGTCGCCCGCTCGAACGTCGACCTGCTCAGCACGCTCGGCGCCCGCGTGACGCTCGTCGCCCCGCCGACGCTGCTGCCGGTCGGCGTCGAGAGCTGGCCGTGCGAGGTGGGCTACGACCTCGACGCCGCGATCGACGCCGGACCCGACGCCGTCATGATGCTGCGCGTCCAGCGGGAGCGGATGAGCTCCGGGTTCTTCCCGTCCGAGCGCGAGTACGCGCGGGCCTACGGGCTCGACGCCGCCCGCGTGTCCAGGCTCGGGAAACACGCGCTCGTCATGCATCCCGGACCGATGAACCGAGGGCTCGAGATCTCGGCCGACGCGGCGGACTCCGCCCGCTCGACTGTCGTCGAGCAGGTCACGAACGGCGTCTCCGTGCGGATGGCCGTCCTGTACACGCTGCTCGCGGGCGGCCCCGACGGCGACTCGACCACCAGCCCGGGCTCCGGCCCGGAGGGAGGCACCACTCCATGA